In Microbacterium enclense, the DNA window CGGCCGGGGCGGGGCCGTTCGTCTGTCCGGTCGGCGATGCTCCGAGCCGCAGGATGCGCCACGAGCCCTCCGGTGCCTCCCACCGCAGCCGCTCCCCGTCGACGGCGTCGGTGAGGTCGACGACCGCCGCGGGATCGATCGCGAGAGAATCCTCGTCGTCGATCGTGTCCACGGCGTAGAAGTCCGCCTCGACGCCGAATCCCGCCTTCGTCTCGGCGTGGTGCACGCGGTTCGAGGCGAACAGCGCGAACTCGCTGACGTCGAAGGCGTCCGCGCGGCGCAGCACCGGCGGCATCCGGACCCCGGGTGCCAGCTGCGGGAGCGCCTCGCTCGCGCTCGCCCCCGACAGCAGCAGGCGGAAGCGGCGCGCGGTGATCGCGGGGAAGCTCGCCGTCCGGGCGACGACCGTCGTGGGCTCGAGGCGCGCGATCTCGCGGAACCCCTCGCCGTCGTCGGCCTCGAGCACCGCGAGCGGTGGGGGTGCCGCCCCGAAACCGCGGGGTCCGGGTAGGCCGAGGGTCACCGCGCGCACCGTCACCGCCTCGTCGAACCAGGCCTCGAGCGAGGCCTCCGACCACGCGTCCGGATCCCGGGGAAGACGGATGCCGGGGCCGAAGGCGCCGTCGGTGAGGACCGCACCGTCGATCTCGGTCCCCGCGAGGCGATACGCCGCGGGCACGAGAGGCGCGTGTCCTCTCGCCGCGGGGAAGGCCACCACGCGCCAGTCGGTGCTCCACCGCGGGCCGCCGTCGCCGCCGGGGCGCGGGGCGTCTTGGAAGCCGCCCGCGGTGTCGGGCAGGGGCGGGAGCGCGATGTCGACGGGACCCCCCTCGACGATCGTCTCGCTCCACACGATCTTCTTCATCGCGTCGGCGGGTTCGACCCAGGGGCCGCCCGAGGCGCTCCATCCCGCGGACGTGGCGATCGCGATCTCCATTCCGAGCCGTTCGGCGGTCACCGTGGCCGCCTCGATCGCGTCGTCCCATTCGGGTGATCCCGGATGCCGCGGAGGGCCGACGACCGACGGCATCCCCATCCCCCCGTCGAACATGTGCACGCCGCGCACCCCGACGTGGTGCAGCCACTCGAGGTCGGCGACGGCGCCCTCGGCATCCGCGTTCCCGTCCATCCAGTGCCACCACGCGCGCGGTCGAGCCTCGTCGGGAGGGTCGACGAAGAGGTTCCACAGGTCGTCGGAGGAGGGGTGCGGAGAGGGATGGGGCACAGCCCGCATCCTCGCATCGGGCCTGCGGCTCTGGCCGATCCGCCTCCTTATGCCGCCCATCCGTCTGACTAATGTGTCTTTTCGACACAAGGGTGCGATAGTCGGAGAACCGGCGCTCGACGCAACGGAGCGCAATGACGAAGAAGTCAGAGAGCAGATGACTGTGACCATCGAAAAGGACACCACACGGACGCTCACCGTGCCGCCCACGGCGCGGCGGACGTCCCAGCGGCCGGTGCGCGGGGGCAAGCCCCTCATCAGCTACGGGCAGTGGTGGTGGGCCCTTCCCGCCATCCTCCTCGTGCTCGGCGTGCAGTACGCCGCCACCCTCACCGGCGGGTTCTTCGCCTTCACGAACTGGACCGGCCTCGGGTCCTTCGAGATCACCGGCTTCGACAACTTCGCGAAGATCTTCGCCGACCCCCAGCTGCTGGGGGCCGTGTGGAACACGCTCTTCCTCGCCTTCGGCTCCGTCATCATCACGAACGTCCTGGGTCTGCTCTTCGCCCTGGCGATCAACCGCACGCTCAAGACGCGCTACATCCTGCGCACGCTCCTCTTCATGCCCGTCGTGCTCAGCCCGCTCGCCGTCGCTTACGTCTGGAAGTTCATCTTCCAGTTCAACGGACCGCTGAACGGGTTCCTCGGCGCGATCGGACTCGAGTCGCTGCAGAAGACGTGGCTCGCCGACCCGACGTGGTCAATCTGGGCGATCCTCATCACCGTCGTCTGGCAGCAGACCGGATTCACGATGGTCATCTACCTCGCCGGGCTCGCCTCGGTGCCGGTCGAAGTGGAGGAGGCCGCGGCCCTCGATGGCGCCGGCGTGTGGGGCCGCTTCTGGAACGTCGTCGTCCCCGCGATCCGTCCCTCGATCGCGATCGCCACGACCCTCGGTCTCATCCAGGGGCTGCGCATCTTCGATCAGATCCTCGCCCTCACCGGGGGCGGTCCCGCCGGTGCGACCGAGACGCTGGCCACGGAGGTCTACAAGAACGCGTTCTCGCTCGGGCAGTTCGGCTTCGGCTCGGCTCTCGCGCTCGTGCTCACCGTCATCATCTTGGCGTTCGCCATCCTCCAGCAGTACGTCACGCGCGACCGCGAGGTCGGGAAGGTCTCCTGATGTTCCGCTACACGAAGTTCACGGCCGTCCGCGAAGTCCTCGTCTGGGTCGTGACCCTGATCGGCCTCCTGCCCCTCTACATCCTCGTCGCCACCGCGCTGAAGAGCGACAAGGAGGCCCTGTCGAGCAGCGCGATCGCCCCGCCGACGAGCATCGACCTCGGGGCGTTCGTCTCGGTGCTCACCGCCACGGGGCGCAACAGCATCCCGATGAGCATCCTGAACAGCGTCATCATCACCGGCGGCGCGATCCTCGGACTCGTGCTCTTCGGCTCGGTCGCGGCGTACGTCATCGCCCGCCGCACGCGCAAATGGACGACGATCACCTACTACCTGGTGCTGATCGCGATCATCCTTCCCGCGCAGCTCGGCACGGTGCCCCTGTACATCGGCGCCCGTTCGATCGGCCTGACCGGCAACGCCTTCGGCATGATCGTGCTGTGGATCGGCATCCTCATGCCGCTGTCGGTCTTCCTCTACGCGAGCTTCTTCCGCGGTCTCTCCACCGAGTACGAGGAAGCGGCCGTGATCGACGGCGCGTCACCCGTGCAGGCCTTCTTCCGGGTCGTGCTGCCGCTCATGGCGCCGGCCACCGGGACCGTGGCGATCCTCGCGGGCCTGATCGTGTGGAACGACTTCTTCAACTCGCTGATCTTCCTCGGCGGCTCCACCACGCAGACCCTCCCGGTGGCGATGTACACGTACGTCGGCGGTCTGGTCTCCGCCTGGAACAAGATCTTCGCCGTCGTGATCATCTCGATGATCCCGATCCTGCTGTTCTACATGTTCGCCCAGAAGCGCTTCATCCAGGGCTTCGCCGGCGGTCTGAAGGGCTGATCCCCTCCCGGATGGATGCCGCGAAGCGCGGCATCCGTCGATCGTCGCGCCCGCATCCCTCGAAAGGACACTCCCGTGTATCACCTCGCCCCCAACATCGAGCTGCTCTTCACCGAGGCCGGCGACTACCACGACCGCGTCCGCGCGGCCGCGGCCGCGGGCTTCGACGCCGTCGAGATGTGGGGTCCCACGGGCGTCGACGCGCCATCGACCCCGAAGGACCTCCCCGCGCTGAAGGAAGCGCTCGAGGAGACCGGCGTGCAACTCACCGCGCAGTTGGCCGAGCCGCGCACGCAGTTCATGATTCCGCCGTGGGACCACTCGGAGTTCTTCCGCAAGCTCGATGAGGGCGTCGAGATCGCCCGCGACCTCGGCTGCCCCCGCATCGTCGTCGGCAGCGGCACGGGGTTCGGCGGGTGGAAGCGTCAGGTACAGCTCGACAAGCTCATCGAGATCTACCGGAAGGCGATCGCGCAGATCGAGGGATCGGGCGTCGGCCTCGTGCTCGAGCCGGTCAACGTCCGCGTCGACCACCCCGGCTCGCTCCTGGACCGCACCGCCGAGGCGGTGTACGTCGCTCGCGGCGTCGCGTCGCCGCGATTCGGCGTCCTGTACGACATCTACCACTCGGCCGTCGAAGGCGAGGACATGGAGGCGGAGCTCGCCAACGCCGGCGACCTCATCCACTACGTGCAGCTCGCGGATGCCCCCGGGCGAGGGGAGCCCGGGACCGGCGCCCTCGACTGGTCGGAGCGCTTCCGCCTGCTGCGGGAGGGTGGCTACGACGGCCCCGTCGGTCTGGAGTACTACCCGACCACCGCGTCGGAGGCCTCGGTCGCGCACGTCGTCGAGATCGCGCGCGCCGCATGAGCGCCCGGCGGTATCCGGGAGCGGTCGACGTCGCCATCGTCGGCAGCGGCCCCACGGGCGCGGCGTACGCGCGCATCCTGTCGGAGCGGGTCCCGGGCGCGACCATCGCGATGTTCGAGGTGGGGCCGACGGTGTCGAATCCGCCCGGCGCGCACGTGAAGAACATCGCCGACCCCGCCGAGCGCGCTCGCGCGCAGGTGGCCTCGGAGGGCCCCGGGGAGCGCGGCGAGAAGGTCGCCAACCCGGGCGCGGCGAAGGCGGGGGTGCGCGGTGCGCGCCCCGGTACCTTCCTGCTCGACGACGGCTACGCCTTCGACGGCGAGGACGGCATGCCGGTCGCGGCGATGTCGAGCAATGTCGGCGGCATGGCGGCGCACTGGACGGGCGCCTGCCCGCGCCCCAACGACAGCGAGCGCATCCCGTTCCTCGACGACCTCGATGAGCTTCTCGACGAGGGCGATCGTCTGCTGGGGGTCACCCGGAACGCCTTCGACGCGGCGCCCTTCGGGGCGATCGTGCGCGAGCGCCTCTCGGTCGCGGTCGATGAGGGACGCGTCGACGAGACGAAGGTGCAGCGGATGCCGCTCGCCGTGCACCGCCGCGACGACGGCCGCCTGGTCTGGTCGGGCTCCGACGTCGTCCTCGGCGAGGCGACGCGGGAGAATCCCGGATTCTCGCTGTTCGACGAGTCGCTCGTCGTTCGCGTCGTCGTCGAGGGCGGCCGCGCGGCCGGTGTGGTCGTGCGCGATCTGCGCTCCGGCGAGGAGCACCGGGTCGCGGCGCGATTCGTCGTCGTCGCGGCGGACGCGCTCCGCACGCCGCAGCTCTTGTGGGCGTCGGGCGTGCGTCCCGAGGCTCTCGGGCGGTACCTCAACGACCAGGCGCAGGTCGTGTTCGCCTCCCGGCTCCGCGACATGCCACCGCTCGCCGAGGACGCCCCGACGACCGGGCTCGCGGAGTACAGCGGCGTCAGCTGGGTGCCCTTCACCGACGACATGCCCTTCCACGGCCAGATCATGCAGCTCGATGCGTCGCCCATCGCCCTCGCCGAGGACGATCCGGTGGTCCCGGGGTCGATCGTGGGGCTCGGACTGTTCTGCGCGAAAGACCTGCAGGCCGACGATCGTGTCGTCTTCGATGACGAGCACGTCGACGGATACGGGATGCCGGCTCCTCGCATCCATTACCGGCTCACCGACCGCGATCGCGAGGTGGTGGATCGGGCTCGCCGCGA includes these proteins:
- a CDS encoding carbohydrate ABC transporter permease: MFRYTKFTAVREVLVWVVTLIGLLPLYILVATALKSDKEALSSSAIAPPTSIDLGAFVSVLTATGRNSIPMSILNSVIITGGAILGLVLFGSVAAYVIARRTRKWTTITYYLVLIAIILPAQLGTVPLYIGARSIGLTGNAFGMIVLWIGILMPLSVFLYASFFRGLSTEYEEAAVIDGASPVQAFFRVVLPLMAPATGTVAILAGLIVWNDFFNSLIFLGGSTTQTLPVAMYTYVGGLVSAWNKIFAVVIISMIPILLFYMFAQKRFIQGFAGGLKG
- a CDS encoding GMC oxidoreductase, with translation MSARRYPGAVDVAIVGSGPTGAAYARILSERVPGATIAMFEVGPTVSNPPGAHVKNIADPAERARAQVASEGPGERGEKVANPGAAKAGVRGARPGTFLLDDGYAFDGEDGMPVAAMSSNVGGMAAHWTGACPRPNDSERIPFLDDLDELLDEGDRLLGVTRNAFDAAPFGAIVRERLSVAVDEGRVDETKVQRMPLAVHRRDDGRLVWSGSDVVLGEATRENPGFSLFDESLVVRVVVEGGRAAGVVVRDLRSGEEHRVAARFVVVAADALRTPQLLWASGVRPEALGRYLNDQAQVVFASRLRDMPPLAEDAPTTGLAEYSGVSWVPFTDDMPFHGQIMQLDASPIALAEDDPVVPGSIVGLGLFCAKDLQADDRVVFDDEHVDGYGMPAPRIHYRLTDRDREVVDRARREIVRLAEAIGDPVGDRPFTLPLGSSLHYQGSTRMGVADDGTSVCDVDSEVWGVPDLFVAGNGVIPTATACNPTVTSVALAVRGARKIAAVLSQERAVASTASG
- a CDS encoding TIM barrel protein, whose protein sequence is MYHLAPNIELLFTEAGDYHDRVRAAAAAGFDAVEMWGPTGVDAPSTPKDLPALKEALEETGVQLTAQLAEPRTQFMIPPWDHSEFFRKLDEGVEIARDLGCPRIVVGSGTGFGGWKRQVQLDKLIEIYRKAIAQIEGSGVGLVLEPVNVRVDHPGSLLDRTAEAVYVARGVASPRFGVLYDIYHSAVEGEDMEAELANAGDLIHYVQLADAPGRGEPGTGALDWSERFRLLREGGYDGPVGLEYYPTTASEASVAHVVEIARAA
- a CDS encoding sugar ABC transporter permease; the encoded protein is MTVTIEKDTTRTLTVPPTARRTSQRPVRGGKPLISYGQWWWALPAILLVLGVQYAATLTGGFFAFTNWTGLGSFEITGFDNFAKIFADPQLLGAVWNTLFLAFGSVIITNVLGLLFALAINRTLKTRYILRTLLFMPVVLSPLAVAYVWKFIFQFNGPLNGFLGAIGLESLQKTWLADPTWSIWAILITVVWQQTGFTMVIYLAGLASVPVEVEEAAALDGAGVWGRFWNVVVPAIRPSIAIATTLGLIQGLRIFDQILALTGGGPAGATETLATEVYKNAFSLGQFGFGSALALVLTVIILAFAILQQYVTRDREVGKVS